The DNA region GGGATGTCGTCGCGCACGTGGGCTCCCGGAAAGAGGAAGAAGGGCACGATCACCCCGGTCCGGGCCCCGGCCGCGGCGCCCCGGTCCGCCGCCGCGGCGAGGCCGGGTTGCGCCATCTGCAAGAAGGCCACCTCCACCCGGGTCTCCCCGAGGAGCGC from Thermodesulfobacteriota bacterium includes:
- a CDS encoding CbiX/SirB N-terminal domain-containing protein, whose product is ALLGETRVEVAFLQMAQPGLAAAADRGAAAGARTGVIVPFFLFPGAHVRDDIPHELEQLRLRHPGVTFCLGQVLGGHPKLAQAAAERAREALAGGGLT